The genomic window AGGGTGCACTAATAGAGCGGGAGGCGGGACCCAAAGACGCTCAAGGCCACGCCTCCAGCCTCCCATTGGCTTCTTTTGAACGCCTGGGCCCGcccctgggggggggggtccgTGGAGTCCTTATAAAAgtcgggctggcgggctggggccTCGCGTTCTACAACCGCGTTTTTGCAGCTCTATCCTCTCCTTGCACGCCCCGCCACCGCCGCCTCTGTCCGCCTTGCCTTCTCTGCTCTTATCCGACGCCAGAATCATGAAGGTCGCCAGTGGCAGCGCCGGGGCCGCCGCGGGCCCCAGCTGCGCGCTGAAGGCCGGCAAgacggcgggcggcgcgggcgagGTGGTGCGCTGCCTGTCGGAGCAGAGCGTGGCCATCTCGCGCTGCGCCGGCGGCCCCGGGGCGCGCCTGCCCGCCCTGCTCGACGAGCAGCAGGTGAACGTGCTGCTCTACGACATGAACGGCTGCTACTCGCGCCTCAAGGAGCTGGTGCCCACCCTGCCCCAGAACCGCAAGGTGAGCAGGGTGGAGATCCTCCAGCACGTCATCGACTACATCTGGGACCTGGAGTTGGAGCTGAACTCGGAATCCCAAGTCGGGACCCCGGGGGGCCGGGGGCTCCCCGCCCGGGCCCCGCTCAGCACCCTCAACGGCGAGATCAGCGCCCTGGCGGCCGAGGTGAGGTCCCACCTGGAGCACGagatcatttttcttctacagatggggaaactgaggcccgaagGGGGAGGGGAGTCTTGGCCCTATGTCTGCCCCATTCTTTCGGGCACCTGGCTAGGCAAGAATGcccaagaagagagggaaaagcgCTCCCTTGTCGTGTCTGCTGGGGAAGGGTGGCTTCCAGCCTTGTCACCTGCAATCCGCCGGTCTCACCTCTTCTTTCTCTCGTTTCACAGGCAGCATGTGTTCCAGCGGACGATCGCATCTTGTGTCGCTGAAGCGCCGCCCTCAAGGACCGGCAGACCCCGGCCCTCCAGGGGACGAGAGGAATAAGTGCTCTCTGGTCCTCAAGCGCCTCGCTGGAGATCGGGAGGAACAAGACTGAGATCCGGAGGCCATGAGGCGCTTGCGGGatccagcccagggctggggaacTGAGGGGGGCAGGCCGGCCCTCCCTCCGCACCTACCGGCCACCAGAGACTTGGGGGGGGAGATTTTTTCCCCgtgtttctattttttgaaaagcagacattttaaaaaatggtcacGTTTGGTGCTTCTCAGATTTCTGAGGAAATTAATTGCTTTGTATTGTATATTACAATGATCACCGACTGAGAATATTGTTTTACAATAGTTCTGTggggtgtttttgttgttgttattaaacAAATACTTTAGATGGTAAAGttgcaatgactttttggatggagg from Equus asinus isolate D_3611 breed Donkey chromosome 15, EquAss-T2T_v2, whole genome shotgun sequence includes these protein-coding regions:
- the ID1 gene encoding DNA-binding protein inhibitor ID-1 codes for the protein MKVASGSAGAAAGPSCALKAGKTAGGAGEVVRCLSEQSVAISRCAGGPGARLPALLDEQQVNVLLYDMNGCYSRLKELVPTLPQNRKVSRVEILQHVIDYIWDLELELNSESQVGTPGGRGLPARAPLSTLNGEISALAAEAACVPADDRILCR